One window of Drosophila busckii strain San Diego stock center, stock number 13000-0081.31 chromosome 3L, ASM1175060v1, whole genome shotgun sequence genomic DNA carries:
- the LOC108599495 gene encoding rho GTPase-activating protein 68F isoform X2 — protein MVGDFVLPDDPELDNEVNENPLEYDFEDQLREQPETLHSTKNKCDFLGTDKQGRHIFAIYASRFPEKSQLEGFVRQIIKEIEPFVENDYILVYFHQGLKEDHKPSAQFLWNSYKELDRNFRKNLKTLYVVHPTWFIRVIWNFFSPFISDKFRKKLVYISSLDELRQALGLNKITLPDNICDIDDKLNPSRRSGSQPATPNGRPTMQFGVTLKFIVMHSPCLNSIPPIVRKCVDSLSITGVIDTEGIFRRSGNHAEIMALKDRVNRGEDVDLSNVNVHVVAGLLKSFLRDLAEPLLTFELYDDITKFLDWPKEERNRNVTQLIREKLPEENYELFKYIVDFLVRVVDCADLNKMTSSNLAIVFGPNFLWSGRNNTSLEEIAPINAFVDFVLQNHKTIYLIDVNQRTVSVD, from the exons ATGGTTGGTGACTTTGTGCTGCCCGATG ATCCCGAACTAGATAACGAGGTCAACGAAAACCCCTTGGAGTACGATTTTGAGGATCAGCTAAGAGAGCAACCCGAAACGCTAcattcaacaaaaaataaatgcgattTCTTAGGCACAGATAAGCAGGGACGtcatatttttgctatatacGCCTCACGATTTCCAGAAAAATCACAACTTGAAGGATTTGTTCg TCAAATCATCAAAGAGATTGAACCCTTTGTGGAGAACGATTATATACTCGTCTACTTTCATCAGGGTCTCAAAGAGGATCATAAGCCCTCGGCGCAATTTCTGTGGAACTCGTACAAGGAGCTTGATCGTAATTTTCGGAAAAACTTAAAGACCCTTTATGTGGTGCACCCCACTTGGTTTATACGCGTCATCTGGAATTTCTTTAGTCCATTTATTAGCGATAAGTTTCGCAAGAAGCTGGTGTATATATCCAGTTTGGATGAGCTGCGCCAGGCGTTAGGCCTGAACAAGATCACGTTGCCAGACAACATTTGTGACATTGACGACAAACTGAACCCGAGCCGCAGGTCCGGCTCGCAGCCAGCTACCCCCAATGGGCGGCCAACAATGCAATTCGGCGTGACCTTGAAGTTCATTGTCATGCATAGTCCATGCCTCAATTCCATACCGCCCATAGTGCGTAAATGTGTGGATTCATTGTCTATCACCGGTGTCATTGACACCGAGGGCATATTTAGGCGTTCAGGCAATCATGCTGAGATAATGGCGCTCAAAGACCGCGTCAATCGCGGTGAAGATGTGGACCTCAGCAATGTGAATGTGCATGTGGTTGCAGGTCTACTAAAAAGCTTTCTGCGTGATCTGGCTGAGCCGCTGCTCACATTCGAGCTATACGATGATATAACCAAGTTCCTAGACTGGCCCAAGGAAGAGCGTAATCGTAATGTCACACAGCTTATACGTGAAAAACTGCCCGAGGAGAactatgaattatttaaatacattgtGGACTTTTTGGTGCGTGTGGTGGACTGTGCTGATCTCAATAAAATGACCTCCTCCAATCTGGCCATTGTCTTTGGTCCAAACTTTTTGTGGTCGGGTCGTAATAACACCTCTTTGGAGGAAATAGCGCCCATTAATGCATTTGTAGACTTTGTTCTGCAAAACCACAAGACCATCTATTTAATTGATGTCAATCAGCGCACAGTGAGCGTCGATTAG
- the LOC108599495 gene encoding rho GTPase-activating protein 68F isoform X1, which translates to MDANSRFPTRLPGPPISAVVGNSEEPLPSLSDLHDCEPKLEFDDTELLTPATLEKDVMVGDFVLPDDPELDNEVNENPLEYDFEDQLREQPETLHSTKNKCDFLGTDKQGRHIFAIYASRFPEKSQLEGFVRQIIKEIEPFVENDYILVYFHQGLKEDHKPSAQFLWNSYKELDRNFRKNLKTLYVVHPTWFIRVIWNFFSPFISDKFRKKLVYISSLDELRQALGLNKITLPDNICDIDDKLNPSRRSGSQPATPNGRPTMQFGVTLKFIVMHSPCLNSIPPIVRKCVDSLSITGVIDTEGIFRRSGNHAEIMALKDRVNRGEDVDLSNVNVHVVAGLLKSFLRDLAEPLLTFELYDDITKFLDWPKEERNRNVTQLIREKLPEENYELFKYIVDFLVRVVDCADLNKMTSSNLAIVFGPNFLWSGRNNTSLEEIAPINAFVDFVLQNHKTIYLIDVNQRTVSVD; encoded by the exons ATGGATGCCAATTCACGTTTTCCAACGCGATTACCAG GGCCACCCATAAGCGCAGTAGTGGGGAACTCAGAAGAACCGTTACCAAGTCTATCAGATCTACACGACTGTGAACCGAAGCTGGAGTTTGATGATACCGAACTGTTAACCCCAGCAACACTTGAGA aagaTGTTATGGTTGGTGACTTTGTGCTGCCCGATG ATCCCGAACTAGATAACGAGGTCAACGAAAACCCCTTGGAGTACGATTTTGAGGATCAGCTAAGAGAGCAACCCGAAACGCTAcattcaacaaaaaataaatgcgattTCTTAGGCACAGATAAGCAGGGACGtcatatttttgctatatacGCCTCACGATTTCCAGAAAAATCACAACTTGAAGGATTTGTTCg TCAAATCATCAAAGAGATTGAACCCTTTGTGGAGAACGATTATATACTCGTCTACTTTCATCAGGGTCTCAAAGAGGATCATAAGCCCTCGGCGCAATTTCTGTGGAACTCGTACAAGGAGCTTGATCGTAATTTTCGGAAAAACTTAAAGACCCTTTATGTGGTGCACCCCACTTGGTTTATACGCGTCATCTGGAATTTCTTTAGTCCATTTATTAGCGATAAGTTTCGCAAGAAGCTGGTGTATATATCCAGTTTGGATGAGCTGCGCCAGGCGTTAGGCCTGAACAAGATCACGTTGCCAGACAACATTTGTGACATTGACGACAAACTGAACCCGAGCCGCAGGTCCGGCTCGCAGCCAGCTACCCCCAATGGGCGGCCAACAATGCAATTCGGCGTGACCTTGAAGTTCATTGTCATGCATAGTCCATGCCTCAATTCCATACCGCCCATAGTGCGTAAATGTGTGGATTCATTGTCTATCACCGGTGTCATTGACACCGAGGGCATATTTAGGCGTTCAGGCAATCATGCTGAGATAATGGCGCTCAAAGACCGCGTCAATCGCGGTGAAGATGTGGACCTCAGCAATGTGAATGTGCATGTGGTTGCAGGTCTACTAAAAAGCTTTCTGCGTGATCTGGCTGAGCCGCTGCTCACATTCGAGCTATACGATGATATAACCAAGTTCCTAGACTGGCCCAAGGAAGAGCGTAATCGTAATGTCACACAGCTTATACGTGAAAAACTGCCCGAGGAGAactatgaattatttaaatacattgtGGACTTTTTGGTGCGTGTGGTGGACTGTGCTGATCTCAATAAAATGACCTCCTCCAATCTGGCCATTGTCTTTGGTCCAAACTTTTTGTGGTCGGGTCGTAATAACACCTCTTTGGAGGAAATAGCGCCCATTAATGCATTTGTAGACTTTGTTCTGCAAAACCACAAGACCATCTATTTAATTGATGTCAATCAGCGCACAGTGAGCGTCGATTAG
- the LOC108599500 gene encoding NADH dehydrogenase [ubiquinone] 1 beta subcomplex subunit 5, mitochondrial, whose product MVGWSRILSPAAQFAKYRAVLQTPACRRALQQQLRQMSGDHGHHHMVIKPSRFQWDKFKDLMHFYVMLGVVPITALVLYSNIFVGPAQLSEIPEGYVPKHWEHEKHPISRFISRFMLNSQQQNYEKALHHLYEENEKAQIRLLEEEIRRKMSERNDYQAYYYRPTMAKYHRVSKEAADELENLRGD is encoded by the exons ATGGTTGGTTGGAGCCGTATCTTATCACCGGCGGCGCAATTTGCCAAATACCGTGCGGTGCTACAAACTCCTGCCTGCAGGCGTG cactgcagcaacagctgcgccaAATGAGCGGTGATCATGGACACCATCACATGGTAATAAAGCCATCACGCTTTCAATGGGACAAGTTCAAGGATCTAATGCATTTTTACGTAATGCTTGGCGTAGTGCCTATAACAGCGCTTGTGCTCTATAGCAACATTTTCGTGGGACCTGCTCAGCTGTCGGAAATACCTGAGGGCTATGTACCCAAGCACTGGGAGCATGAAAAG CATCCGATATCGCGTTTTATTTCGCGCTTTATGCTTAACTCTCAGCAACAGAACTATGAGAAAGCCTTGCATCATTTGTACGAAGAAAATGAAAAGGCGCAAATACG TCTACTCGAAGAGGAAATTCGCCGAAAAATGTCCGAGCGCAATGATTACCAGGCCTATTACTATCGTCCCACAATGGCCAAATACCACAGAGTTTCCAAAGAGGCAGCTGATGAGCTAGAAAACCTACGTGGtgattaa
- the LOC108599501 gene encoding autophagy protein 12-like, protein MTDTEDAQAPATPSSTSATPNDKDAAKICVLLNATGNVPIIKKRTWTVDPNKTVSWIQKFIHKYLKLDATEQIFLYVNQTFAPAPDQIIKNLYDCHGTNGKLVLYYCKNQAWG, encoded by the exons ATGACGGATACGGAAGATGCGCAAGCTCCAGCAACGCCATCCAGCACCTCAGCCACGCCTAACGACAAGGACGCAGCGAAAA ttTGCGTTTTGCTGAATGCCACTGGCAATGTGCCCATTATAAAGAAACGCACCTGGACTGTGGATCCCAACAAGACAGTGAGCTGGATACAAAAATTCATACACAAATACCTCAAACTAGACGCCACGGAACAAATT TTTCTCTACGTCAACCAAACATTTGCACCTGCGCCAGATCAGATAATCAAGAACCTATACGATTGCCATGGCACAAATGGAAAACTAGTGCTATATTACTGTAAAAATCAAGCATGGGGCTAA